From the genome of Pedobacter sp. MC2016-14, one region includes:
- a CDS encoding ankyrin repeat domain-containing protein, translating into MKNRHLISLIFLLVTGFSLSSCENRVKKNISIERQKPSVVAPVINKPAFPKLYIPTRELTDEFYEAIFANDTKKVIEMLKSTFPPNYEPKTKITPLQAVIRTADNITLAKLMVDGGATINDKEDDLILDAAEYGRLEIMKYLIKKGVAYKHNGSFNKAGFYKFYDGAKYLLLKGADQHVGDISGKLWVFHEAVRKSDYEVLNALKLTKDDLDFNECNGETALIIAIKNNNMAMVQYLIKKDVDKQKPETFDCGDDTYYGKLPIEIAKANHFEEIVDALK; encoded by the coding sequence GTGAAAAACCGACATTTAATTTCATTAATATTTTTGCTAGTTACTGGCTTCTCGTTATCATCTTGTGAGAACAGAGTAAAAAAAAATATCAGTATTGAAAGGCAAAAACCTAGTGTTGTAGCCCCAGTCATCAATAAACCAGCCTTTCCAAAGCTTTACATACCAACCCGAGAACTTACTGATGAATTTTACGAGGCGATCTTTGCTAATGATACCAAAAAAGTAATCGAAATGTTAAAATCTACTTTTCCGCCAAATTACGAGCCTAAAACAAAGATAACACCACTACAAGCCGTAATAAGAACTGCCGACAATATCACTTTAGCTAAGTTAATGGTAGATGGCGGGGCAACTATTAACGATAAAGAAGATGACCTTATTTTAGACGCTGCAGAATACGGCAGATTAGAGATCATGAAGTATCTGATAAAAAAAGGTGTTGCTTATAAACATAATGGTTCCTTTAATAAAGCAGGCTTCTACAAATTTTACGATGGTGCGAAATACCTTTTACTAAAAGGGGCCGACCAGCATGTTGGAGATATTAGCGGCAAATTATGGGTATTTCATGAAGCAGTGAGAAAGTCTGATTATGAAGTGCTGAACGCCTTAAAGTTAACCAAGGATGATTTAGATTTTAACGAATGTAATGGAGAAACGGCATTAATAATTGCAATAAAAAACAATAATATGGCAATGGTACAATACCTGATAAAAAAAGATGTAGATAAACAAAAACCAGAAACTTTTGATTGCGGTGATGACACTTATTACGGTAAATTGCCCATTGAAATTGCCAAGGCTAATCATTTTGAAGAAATAGTGGATGCACTAAAGTAA
- a CDS encoding carboxypeptidase-like regulatory domain-containing protein, with protein MKKLQLIVSNPCSENWNEMQADGDQRYCNSCEKHIVDLSMKSDAELIQFFKKKKGSVCGRLLSSQLNRELVVPIPKTNWNWLLPFALGAMVASPVQAMDLKLAITQNDSIFPSLPAPADLNVKAPQLADTIYGSVVDVANGKPLAGVIVRQKGFKNVLAKTDVNGKFKVIISRQDIENEFTFDYLGYVRVESKLKNGMLIKLQEAQVILGGMGFKEWEE; from the coding sequence ATGAAAAAGCTACAATTGATAGTAAGCAATCCATGTTCAGAAAATTGGAATGAAATGCAAGCTGATGGTGACCAACGTTATTGCAACAGTTGTGAAAAACATATCGTAGACCTGAGCATGAAATCTGATGCAGAACTGATCCAGTTTTTTAAAAAGAAGAAGGGCAGTGTTTGTGGGCGCCTGCTGTCTAGTCAACTTAATCGCGAACTCGTGGTACCAATTCCGAAAACCAATTGGAATTGGTTGTTGCCGTTTGCCTTGGGTGCAATGGTAGCTAGCCCGGTACAAGCAATGGACTTGAAGTTAGCGATCACGCAAAACGATTCAATATTTCCATCACTTCCTGCTCCAGCCGATTTGAACGTTAAAGCCCCTCAGTTGGCAGATACTATTTATGGTTCAGTGGTAGACGTTGCTAATGGAAAACCGTTGGCAGGAGTTATAGTCAGGCAAAAAGGTTTCAAAAACGTACTGGCTAAAACAGATGTCAATGGCAAGTTTAAAGTGATCATATCCAGGCAAGATATAGAGAACGAATTTACTTTCGATTACCTGGGCTATGTTCGTGTAGAATCTAAGCTGAAAAATGGAATGTTAATCAAATTACAGGAAGCGCAAGTTATATTGGGTGGCATGGGGTTTAAAGAATGGGAAGAGTAA